A genomic region of Rhipicephalus sanguineus isolate Rsan-2018 chromosome 3, BIME_Rsan_1.4, whole genome shotgun sequence contains the following coding sequences:
- the LOC119385781 gene encoding uncharacterized protein LOC119385781, whose translation MVALIAYAATFALLALALLLHRRHGLAIYLPVFNFTTTDANVFNDSSLDQDVPGGCDEKEVSRVARLLVSSLNTTADPCKDFHSYVCSGFRRIVRTSLLDDMETQVTTSISRFFHRIASGVKKPLPEALTKAVEFYASCVKPVHTNGRTHALASFFKEQDFSFNTKIDGFLETTLELQLRLGLEIFFALVVDPYPRFQETSRYVYLGSSRLFEEWKRARNVLFMSGSYTSYASAVILATGFDENAAFDLARRVWYIESKLMTRSIKPKKILAKKKLESKWKELLHRYSRGALMGTYKLSLRSKPSAFFHQMMFKANDAEQSVYITWEVARHLASVSGYVETGSIPDRQVYCFDMTYVFYGPAISAAVLFPSVNNSRLDQVRRMVRTLASEVYGSIEDSDWVLPETKAKLARKLRLVTWKLGYDLNLQSWRGLNDYYRRYPIASGIFLTDYVKTNEAHGIKFFELKRQRREVDFSFRSDIVGAFYEGPNVLVIPAASMLSPLFNYGASPAINYGLLGSVIMQNLMRAFGHINMLTDGSGSPIAWIPEERADFEDRYQCDRMSEVRDSDVDPPAGVSVGAQAFFRAYKRASAARGNRSCALPGLERLSSDQVFFVSRCLLRCHDVPGTTDGVHLEDHTCNLMAKHSAEFANAFNCPMDHSNTLCDVW comes from the coding sequence ATGGTCGCTCTGATCGCTTACGCGGCAACGTTTGCCTTATTGGCGCTTGCTCTCCTGCTTCATAGACGGCATGGACTTGCCATCTACCTCCCGGTGTTCAACTTCACCACCACAGACGCCAACGTATTCAATGACTCCTCGCTCGACCAGGATGTACCAGGTGGTTGCGATGAAAAGGAAGTGAGCCGCGTGGCTCGCCTACTGGTCAGCAGCTTGAACACGACAGCGGATCCCTGCAAGGACTTCCACTCGTACGTCTGCAGCGGATTCAGGCGAATCGTACGCACATCTTTGCTCGACGATATGGAAACGCAGGTGACCACTTCCATCTCTCGATTCTTTCACCGCATAGCGAGTGGCGTCAAGAAGCCCCTGCCAGAGGCATTAACAAAGGCGGTGGAATTTTACGCGAGTTGCGTGAAGCCCGTTCACACGAACGGACGGACTCACGCCTTGGCATCTTTCTTCAAGGAGCAGGACTTTTCATTTAACACCAAGATCGACGGCTTCTTGGAGACGACACTCGAGCTTCAGTTGAGGCTGGGTCTCGAGATTTTCTTCGCGCTTGTGGTGGACCCCTATCCGCGATTCCAGGAAACTTCTCGTTACGTCTACCTCGGCTCCAGCCGTCTTTTCGAAGAATGGAAGCGGGCGAGGAACGTACTGTTCATGAGCGGCTCGTACACCAGCTACGCGAGCGCGGTGATCTTGGCCACGGGATTTGACGAGAACGCCGCCTTCGACCTCGCTCGCAGAGTCTGGTACATTGAGTCGAAACTCATGACCCGCTCAATCAAGCCAAAAAAGATTCTCGCCAAGAAAAAGCTCGAGTCCAAATGGAAGGAACTGCTTCACCGTTACTCCCGGGGAGCCTTAATGGGAACGTACAAACTTAGCTTGCGGTCCAAGCCATCCGCGTTCTTCCACCAAATGATGTTCAAGGCTAACGACGCGGAACAATCAGTGTACATCACCTGGGAAGTGGCGCGACACCTGGCCAGCGTGAGCGGCTACGTTGAAACTGGAAGCATTCCCGATCGGCAGGTTTACTGCTTTGACATGACGTACGTATTCTACGGTCCTGCGATTTCCGCTGCTGTCCTGTTCCCATCCGTCAACAACAGCAGGCTAGATCAAGTCCGAAGAATGGTCAGAACATTGGCGAGTGAAGTCTACGGGAGCATTGAGGACTCGGATTGGGTGCTACCCGAGACAAAGGCCAAATTGGCCAGGAAGCTTCGGCTTGTCACATGGAAGCTCGGCTACGATCTAAATCTCCAGAGCTGGCGCGGCCTTAATGATTACTACCGAAGATACCCGATCGCATCGGGCATATTCCTGACAGACTACGTAAAAACGAATGAAGCACACGGAATAAAGTTCTTTGAACTTAAGCGTCAGCGCCGAGAAGTGGACTTCAGCTTCAGAAGCGACATCGTAGGTGCATTCTACGAGGGCCCCAACGTCCTCGTAATCCCTGCCGCTTCCATGCTGAGCCCGCTGTTCAACTACGGTGCCTCGCCGGCGATCAATTACGGCCTCCTGGGCAGCGTTATCATGCAGAACTTAATGCGCGCTTTCGGCCACATTAATATGCTGACCGACGGTTCTGGCTCCCCGATCGCCTGGATCCCCGAGGAGCGGGCAGATTTCGAGGACCGGTACCAGTGCGACCGCATGTCGGAAGTCCGGGACAGTGACGTTGATCCACCGGCCGGCGTGTCAGTCGGCGCGCAGGCGTTCTTCCGGGCCTACAAGAGGGCATCCGCTGCTCGGGGCAATCGCAGCTGCGCGTTGCCTGGTCTCGAGAGGCTCTCCAGCGACCAAGTGTTCTTCGTGAGCCGCTGCCTGCTCCGCTGCCACGATGTGCCGGGCACCACGGACGGCGTCCACTTAGAGGACCACACTTGCAACCTTATGGCGAAGCACTCAGCCGAGTTCGCCAACGCCTTCAATTGCCCGATGGACCACAGCAACACCTTGTGTGACGTGTGGTAG
- the LOC125757645 gene encoding serine/Arginine-related protein 53-like: MPHRDSDSDTASSSRRKRKKRTHARSGSSSSGNSSDRYRRKRRSGHSSHDKSRRRRSRSNSSSRYSSSKGSSSRRRRSGSRHRRSRSWSPGPRRRSRTPKHRSRRSRSSSSSRIARGQAVTHRGEAGEHRRQIPQRKCGNQRTPCHRGVGMKLTSSSKRFNR, from the exons ATGCCACACCGCGACAGCGATTCGGACACGGCTAGCTCTTCCAGGCGGAAGCGTAAAAAGAGAACGCATGCGAGATCTGG TTCATCGTCCTCGGGCAATTCGTCGGATCGCTATCGTCGCAAGAGGAGGAGTGGACACAGCTCGCACGACAAATCCAGGCGGCGAAGGTCCAGATCCAACTCTTCGTCCCGGTACTCCTCAAGCAAGGGGTCTTCGTCTAGGAGGCGTCGTTCGGGCTCCAGGCACCGACGATCCCGCTCTTGGTCTCCAGGACCACGGAGGCGGTCCAG AACTCCGAAGCATCGATCGCGGAGGTCTCGCAGCAGCTCGAGCTCACGGATCGCTCGCGGGCAAGCAGTGACTCACCGAGGAGAAGCAGGAGAACATCGGCGTCAAATTCCCCAAAGGA AGTGCGGAAACCAGAGAACCCCTTGCCATCGAGGAGTGGG AATGAAACTGACAAGCTCAAGCAAAAGATTCAACAGGTGA